The window atttttaaacatttaattgtatgcatttatacattaaaaaagtgtTCGAAATATCAAATTCAATCAGCTCAAATTTATTATGACACAGATTTATCAATAACATTCacattgcaataaaaataatatattataattgactatataattattcatagaTATTATAAGATACTTACGATTTCCGAAAACTGCAGGTGAAAACTCACGTGACTGACTGTCACGTTGATTGAGCTGAGTTATTGCAGATGTGTGTTTAATGCACTCTTAATCGAATAGGCGTGATGCTAGTGCCGGTGCAGGGAGCTGAATGCCTAGATTTTCGCCGGGCGGAGCTAGATTCAGGTAAATGCGCATGTCTAGTTTGTCTGATAGCGGAATTGAGAGAATAATGGAATTGATATACGGGTTGAAACGAGCGAGGtagatgatttaaaaataaacattcacgGGCATTATTTCCAGGAAATTTGAGGGTATCCAGGCTCGAGATCAATACCGCCATTTAGGTCATCCGTTAAATGCTAAAGGTTAGTTGTTGCGTCAATGCTGCCCAAATCCTGATTCTGGGCAATGAGATACAAAATCAGAATTGTAGTCTGCCAAACAACTTTAAGCCTAAATGGCAAGTTCAAGAGTATTAGAAATTGTACTAATACTTATAATGAATAATTGAAAAACAgattaatgtatatgtataattctatgtaatgattaattatttttttacaaataataatgaatatatttgcaTTTGCGAGCTGAAATGAACCATTGAGCAATCTTCGCTCTTTTCCTTCTCTCTGCATTTCTTTAATGACATCTTTAGTAACAGATCATTTTGGTATACATATCTACAAACCACTAACCATTCATACGAAGATTGATTCTTGTATGCATTTTATAGAAAACTGATGTAGCTAGAATTTTAATGCACTCAAGTCAAGTAGTTACTGGGCTGCATAAATTcactgatataaatataattaaaagatcattaaataatatggaTTTCAAGTACGTTTACAACTGTTACAGAGTTTTTCTTTTGCGAAATTCGTAAATATTCAACTTCTGAAAACGTCTCTGATCTCATGGTAGAAAAAGCTTTAACCTCCcaaataattagaattaaatatttcacgggcacggtggagtgacgatttacgcaaggcggctggcagaAGCTGGATGCGACTAGCCAAtgatcgatcacagtggcgtactattggagaggcctatgtccagcagtggacgaaaaaagtTGATGTTGATGTTGATGAAATATTTCAGGGAGTTTTTTTTAGCGTAGGTTGGTACttctgttgttattgttgtacttTATGTGAAATTTCATCAGAAACATGGAGGTTTTCCCAGGGAGCTCGAGATTAAAAGGtaatacaatttcaattaaaaatagaggTTCTTGTCTGCAGTTGTATTCCAAACTTTTTGCCAACGTCATAGTTAAGATAACGTATAGATGAATCAGTCTCAAACTTTAAAACCtaattgtgtattatttatagtaaaaaaatttagATTATTCATCTCAATTGATTTAACTCATACTCTGAAATGGAAcatcatatcatataatatttgttgctcAAAAGCTTTGTTTACATGTAACTAACTACCAACACAAAGTTTAAATAAGACTGTGTTTTACATTCGGGTAcgatgtttgttttatattgccTTTTTTGTTTTGATCGTCCATTGTCCATAAATCcagaaaatagtaaaaaattaaatattttatttcacaatgGAGATTACTTCTATCAAATTATACTACTGATTTTACTTCTGTAAAGATTGCTAGCCGAGATGATACAATAGTTAAAGCGCttggatcttaaccgataattgcggattcaaacccaggcaggtaTCATTacattttcatgtgcttactttgtgcttacaattcatatcgtgctcggtgtctgaaggaaaacagcgtgaatgcatatgactaatttcaacgaaattcagccacatgtgcgtcaaaagcagcgtggtggagtatgcaACAAACTTTATCCTttaaggcagaggaggccttttttCTCGTTGGAAAAACGCAtaacgcgcttcccccacgtgatggcaagtggggggtgtgtgggactcccagGAGActtggacgccgagtgcgcccaagcacaccgggtttacgccacgggatcgcttacgcatgcgcGTGActccctgacggtcggcccgcctatacgggcctccaacacctagggcgGATTCCCAGGATACTGGGACCCTGGACCCTGTGGCGCCTGGTCcttgaggcggggggagaatATAGAACCCTATCCTtttccccggtcgtcttctgcgaaGCGAGTCAGGCATTCTCGCTCCCGCTCCACAGTTTCtatctgcgacatgacactttcgcaggaACAGCGCATCTATGACCaacacatctcgctaccgagcatggcattgataacgctcggtagcgagacgTCTCTGCCCAAAGTCGCCGCAAGGATTTGCCTCTGGGATCCCCACgtagcacactcgtacagggtgtggtaagctgtgtccactggcgcaccacactgaGAAGTGAGAAGAGAAGTGTCGCCgtagtccacgacaccgtaccctctgatgcctttctgcagggcccgatttttagcggttagggcgtctatccagatcggggcaccgtacagcgccatcgacctcactacgctgGGAGAGAGACGTTGGCATAGCGACCCCAGCCCAcgcacattcggaaggaggcgaccgagagcggcggcggcgttgatgagcctcgggccgagatggacgAAATAAGgcagaggaagccttagcccagtagttgGGAAATTGCAATtgatgtcgttttttttttaaatgttaattttttcgtCTGATATTCTTTGGTCGCTTAAAGTTCTTTGAATGGACTTTTTGTTAAGATTTTAAGTAATAagcataaaattttatgtccTTTCCTATGCACCTTCCTGGTAGTCAAACATGGTTcctatcaaatttcatcaaactggGTTTAATACTTGGACTGTGAAAAAGCCACAGACCCAGCAGAGTTTTTTCAacataagtgtatttttttatgaaataaaatatcttggaataagaataataaaagacGACATTGATTccatttattaaagtttacataaaatatataagtaagaaCTGTAACACAGTATAacatagtatttaaaaacaattaatacaaaaaataaacaaggcaaatattatctaataatGTTAGTAACATaactatttaaaactatatgaGCTACAGATAAAACAGGGTTaactttattcaaaacaaaCCGTAACCCAATCGAATAAACTTATTGAGTGTAAACCAACTAACAAATGATTCATAAACGATTCGAGTTCTTAGTCCCTAAACATctataataatcattatgttAAAATTGAAGTGTAACTTctaaactactactactactactcgTAGTTAACTGCTATAAACTAAACTACATACACCGAGATGAGAGATTATAAGCTAAAGTTCACTCTTCAGAGATGATTATGACTTACACGACGATGGTCACACGAATATACTTAATATCGACGTAAATCGTAGGCTTGGACTCTGGTTACCATAATCATCTTGGAAGTTTCGTGCGTACTGAAGCGTCGACATCGAGCTAAGCTGGAAACGCCTATGGAAATTATACTACAAGCTGATtcaaaaaattttatattataaaacgtcGATGTGATATTCAAACAAAGTCAGTTGTAGAAACAGTTTGCTGAAACAAAATCAACcaacagattttaataaaacaattgtttgtAAGGTAATAAAGAATATTCGAGCGCATAAAAACAAGGTAAAGATTACTGCAATTATGCAGTGAAAACGAAACTAAATAAAAGCAAGAAAGAAAACTGGCTCTCCCTTCACTCTGTTACCCGATGTTAGAGCATCTGCTTAGAACAGGTTTTACCGGGAGGGTGGTACTAACCCAGGCGGACTCGAGCGAGTCCTACCACCTATGATCGTCAACAAATTCTACACCGCACGGACCAAGATAACCTTCTCCAATCTGTCCCAATATTTACCATAATCccataaatgatataaaattaataagaaagacTAACTTAACAGTATTCAACCTCGTCAGACAGTTTGCAAATCAGCCCATTTGCGTaacatttatatagaaaaaatatattcataccgTCTCCTCcgttatatttaacaaattacataataaaattatatatattaaatcacaGCTTACATTggcatcaaataatattatacacaatattaattgttatttttaaattgttgtaaAACCTTCATGTTCACtccttgtaatttatttttttcttatctgTTCGACATTATGATTCCGTACATTATTtgtcttatatatttaagtataattagtTATATTCTAAATCTAAATTGTGTAGGTTTGGTTGTAAACTAACGCGACAGAAACTTCGTATTGCCTTTGGCCAATGCTTCTCAAAGTGTAAGCTACGATGATCTACAGAACATTTGAGAATTTGCGAACTTGGGCTATTTCTTTTTAAGCATGGTGTGCTACAATATCTATACAGGCCAATGTCAAAAGAAATAACACTTTGGATCTTGTCGCGTATGTATGCGTGTAGTTGAGCATTGCTTGTGCGTTTATTGTACTTTATACAgcttgaattaatttttaaaatattatgaaagtatttaaaatgatCGACCTTTTCTTATAACCAGTAATTACAACTACAATATGACCTACACTTAATAAGTACCAAATAGGTACTACCTAATTCTTAttctatctaaaaaaatatacatttttctccttaataaataacattataaaatcttatttacaaaataacgaattatttattaagaatattatgatttagtagatttagtacatttttgaattgtgcaattataatatattgaacagaaaattaatatatattatttgaatacaatttgAAAGAAATTTCTAAGTTTATTCAACCATTTTCGTCTCAATTAGgtacattacatattttttatattatataaaaatatttaattataaattctcatataaaataaagttatttttttctgaaacgttaaaaaataattaggttaTGTATGGCATAAAAagcaattacataaattaataataaaaaaagaaaattatgaatttaaattaacttagaGTTTTAAATAACCAAATTaacaatcataatataattgcaattaaatgcaaattagaacgtataattattgaatatttttatatttcaccgTCATTTGATTTATTACGTTTCTActgtaataaacaatttaaaaatgattgatttcagcataaaagtaataatatagaGATAATACTATAGACCTATTTTAACATCTAAGTATCTACgtatgtacacactactcgttTTTGCCTCATGAGTGACTTAGTTAATAaccgacaaaatattttcaataaaaaacaaatattatactattcCTACCGTAAAACGCATTAGCAGTATTTATATTGCTGAGAAGGTCCAGTGATCAGGACAACAGAATCGTAACcgaaaatgttttgattttgaattttcatctatattattttggtatattcggtgaagaaaaacatcaccTTAACCATCAGGTAACCTTGTTTTggataaaaatctatatagacATGCGTCCAATCTTATCTCTCAATGAAGATTAGGTCTTAGTGCAACAGTGTGACAAGtttactgttactttactttcttatatataacctttttactGATCTAACTATATGCAACACAATAATCATATATAAGATCAGGTCAATAAATGAAGAGCAATAATTTATGTGTTCAATTTAAACACTGCTAATGAGCaccttataataatttatatctaaattgaaatataccGAGTTAAACGAACGAACATGTGGattaattttgtagtataaTTTCATACAAGCAAAAAAACCAACAGAAAAGGAATATTAATTCGTTACGTACTAGCGTTTCTGTTTCGTTTATATGGGGTAGTcgaattaagttttatattgcAAGAATAAAGATTTGACCTAATTCAAAGATCAACCTCGTTGGGAGTGTTGATTTTTTTCCGTCACTTGGATTGTTAAGTTCATTGCTGATAGTATCAACAGTTATGATTAAATTGTGAATTGGAGTAGGTCTTTTCTACGCTCCCGGAACAACCTGACAATTATAAGTTAAATGTTGTGATCCATATGCTTTATTTGCAACACTGGTCTCTTCATGATTTTAATAggaataaatgattataaagtGTAATTTTTGGTGGTCAAAATCAACATCAAAGTTTAATTACGACTTCCAATATATCCTCATATAAACTCGGTATATTTTcaaccaatatatttttatatctttattaatttactttctaTCAAAACATTATAACGGCAAACTATAAATTTAAGCTGTATATTATCTCTAGAAGAAACTTGGAACTTCATATTTTTGAAGTATTAGTGGATtctttattcgattttttttttctgttgacAGTCAATATAACTCAAATTTAACCCTCCATGTGTACATGAGAACAGTATCAGGttgctgtttattttaattttatatgagagTAACAAGCTTCTTCTACCACATATATTTACAgagatatatttttcttatcaaaAATCTACTATTATTTTTTGAGCAATTCATGGGATTAGACAACTTTTCATTCTCTAATCCCacgaaatatagtatatttaattatattttaaatcaataatcttAAGGTAATCATAATGTCGAGCGGACCATTAAGGCTTAATATGATccaaattgttattattaaaatcttactttattacaattttctcCATTTTTTCCGAAAATCGCTCATTTTATAATCGCGCCCTTTGATATGCctaaacagtaaaaaaaaaaatattttaattttttatgagcCTATACATTGAAAGCTTCCAacgattttaagattttatcaaCTTACgtctatgtaaaaataattttaaaaaatacaaaatatataaatttatatatgtatataaaagtaatatgtgCTTGGATAGAGGATCTGAAATCCTTAAGGTGCAGGAGCTGCATCGATTTCTGATGAATTGAAAGATTCTTCACTCAGAAATTCATCAGATTCCCAGGTCCAGTCTTGAACCTGTAATTGCACCgaattaaaatagtttcaagtatcaaaattttgtaaatatattaacaacaatATAATACTTACATTCGACAATATAGTCtcatatttaaacaaatcaaGATCAAGATAGTCGACAACTCGCGTAGCATCACAGCTTAAGTTGGACTGAGATCTTATCTgcaaattaaacaaagaatatacattatttatttcaaggaaaatttaaacaaatatttattcaattaatcatACCATGTTATCCAAAACATTGACCAGATCGTGAATGTCCTCAGCAAATGGGTCATCTTGTGAATCCGAACTTGCTTGCGAAGGTGCTGGAGACCCTGAACAATTAgatcatgtttatttattctcCATAGCATTCTAAAGGCCATAAGAAAACGAATGACTTTTTGAGTGATTGAACAACTTGAGAATGAGATGATGATGAACGAAAATGTTGATGTAGTGATTAATTATTGACCATAAAttgaaagtgtaatgcttctagaTTGAATTGGTATTGGCTTTGATTTAAgatttgtaattgtttaaataaattaggtaCATACAATCCTCTTCTTCATCATCGTCACCCTTTTCTGACTCTGGTGGTAGTTGAAGTAAATGCTCCACCTCAGACCATTCCCTTCCTGTATcatcatttgaaatgttatttatatgctATCGAGCAATatgacgtatttatttatttgagtatTTCTAAGATTACTCACcgtgataaaattttataatgttgaaAGGTTCGTTTTCATCTGTTTCCGGTAGTCTATTTTCAGGTACGTTATTCCGAGCCTGTCAAAGATATACTTTCTTGAGATTgtcaaacttttattataattatctactATACATTATTTTCAAAGACATTTATGTCAATCCTCATCTAGTTCTCGATCGCCTCCCTAGTCTCTGTCATAGCATCAGTTCTACTCTCATTCCAAAGCTAAAGCCTAAGCTCTAGCTCCTTTCCCAGTCATAGGCCTAAGGCAGTCTAAGATTCGGTCTCAGTTCCAACTCAAGTCCTAAATACAGTCTATTCCCAGTCCGAGACCTAACTCAGTCACTGCcatcatttcattcattttatgCCCCATTAATAACTAATGCtctgttttgttttgaataaataatacagaaaATACAATAAGTAGTGTACGTACTAAGATGTTGGCATCATCGTTGCGTTCAATTATCGGACTACGATTCGGGAAACGCCTCGCACGCTCCTGATTATGGTCATCACCTCCCGGTGGCATTTTTTGCACGTTTAAGAATCTCATTCTTTTGTTTTCGATGTGGTCACTCGAATCTTCTTTACTGAAACGTTTTCATAATCAACATAAGtatgatatttttgttattaaatataattacaatttgtatttcatataattacaaAACGCACAGCtaacaaaagcaaataaaagTATCTAcacacataattattaaatttgtctacatttatttatatttagagaaTCACAGAGCtggcaatatataaataacatataaattactAGGAACGCACGGCTAGCGAGAATGTACATCTACCTACACTTAAATCAATACGAGCGCACAGCTAAGAACACTGTAATACACCTAAACATAATCGCTTGGGGCGCACACCCAGTTTTAATGCAATAGCGATACTTCATAACAGACAagacaatattatatgtttacacTTAGATGTATGTTATGACCGGTGCACAGCTATGGGTAGCCTATACATAAATATTCCTTCATATTAATAGTTTAGTTTAGCCTGCGCAGAATTAAATTGCGCAGTATTGAACTGCGCAGGTAACTCCTATTAGCTTAGGGACAAAGAGGGATCCAATAAATCAATAGAATTTCATCgagaattataatatacttaaatatttctatCCCTAAATTCTAATCTATCgttataaaattatctaaataaaaattttgcatataatataaaacatataattacgaAATCCAttcaatatgtataaatgtacaaaataacAAGTGTTACAATTCGCGCATACCataatgaaataagtatatataatataaataaggaaccaaacaataaaaataacacttacgGTTTCCAATGTTTAGAAcacgatttaatttaaaagaatcaCCAATACTGTTTTTGTTTACACGGAACAATTGTAtgcgattattttattaaatcttacaatttttttttatattttgtcacACGTCACAGTACTGTCAACGCTGAGGGTAGAATGCCTAGATTTTCCGGGTGTAGCTAGATCCAGGTGCGCATGTCTGACCTGAAGCCTCTCAATGATTCGATCAATACAAATCTCTAGAAGCATCCATTGTTCCGCGAAAAAAGCATTTACAATGCAATACatgtcaatatatgtatattttttttgttataattcttttaagacttattttaatatatatttaataaatatttggttacgctcttaatattataagtacccTGAATTTACTACTTAAACTGGTCACGACAACGTTTcctaatatcattataattacactgATCACATAAGAATCACAATTTTTGTACACGTATTGATGTACAATGCTTGGTATACCAGGTGGGTCTATAGAGAAAGTATTTGCAGAGGAATTTCTTATGGAACCTATTTGAGCACTAATCATTTCTCAAAGTTAATCTCTTAAGGAGTTTGAATAGGGAATGAAAATTTTTATGAAAGTTAGAAATATGGAAATTAGTATGTATGTAAGCCTCTGTTCATGAATAAAAGATAGATGTATGGACTCTACTGGAAATTTATGAACCAGAAAGATAAATTGAGGATTAAAGAAGTTTCTATAGAAGTTTGGTTTTAATGGTTGAAATATAGAAATCGATATTTAGGtctttagtttataattaaaatgaaacatttaaagcatttttgaatgtttatgaaattttatgaaacattGAAGTCTTTTCTGAATAAAAtgtttgtcaatatttttatctacaaaTCTAGGTTCAAAataataggtacatataatcagttttattataaattgtgatAAGATAAatgataaagttttattaagaaTCGATACATAACACTAACTTTGCACTAATTTGAAGTTCGCGCCAATATTTGGACGCGGCCATTTCTCAATTTATTGATTCAATTAAAGCTACGCATGCGCAAAGGTAGCCGTTTCTAGCTAACACTGAGACTGGAAATCTAGGCAGTCTAGTACTTGCTTAACACTAATACTATCAACACGTTCCATTAgacacttatttaatttttcagaaTTGATTagtgcttaaaataaaagtgcttaaaatcataattatttaaattttatttggaatGTATGCTAAAACAATAACTTAGAAGgcagttgttttaaaaattgtaagtgattttttatatgaaatttaagatCATGTTATTTCTCATACATGGgattttaaatgtcattttggtggtatagtttatattatcttttaaactTTCGCATATTTACAAACGGATGAGACATTTCTAATACAGAAGCTTGCAGTTGTTGGTTTTgtgttaaagttatttttgattTCAGGCTTTGCCCTCCCCCTCCTTTAGTCTAATATAAGGAGGGGGAGGGGTGTGAAACTGCGCCTTTGCTGCACTTGGCGGACGGAGTAGAAAAAGTATCTCAGATGATTTTTGaaggtataatttataattgcttTCAAATACCATAGTTATGTTTAATCTGCACAACACtttaattgaagaaaaaaacCGTTATAAAAATCGTAACAAATTATTTCTAAGGCAGattctaaaacattttaaactgaaaaaaaaagagtaattataGTGCTTAATtgccttaatttttttattaattgcatgATATGTTGGTTTCAGGTATTTCACTTCCCTTTTTTTAAGTCTACGAAAAGGAGGGAGTGGGCTGTGGGGCGGTGCATTTACCGCACGCGGGGAGTTAGGCGTATCAAATATTGTTGATCTTTTTTAcaggtatttatttttcattttaatttagcttttttaaattgttaatattacaatCTGTATAACATCTCataactttaaagaaaaattaccttgatttatgtgatttattttcatttacatattacTATTTCTCTTTCTAGGTCCTCGGTGCCTGCTTATTCAGCACCGAACAGCCGGTACTGTGCGCGTTGAAAGTTTTCATATGAAGCTTCAGATACTTCAAACTGTTATAATACGCGCAATCTAAAGAGACTGGTCTGGAGTTAGCCTCTCTACTATGTAAcctcttaaatataataatcaactaATTTCTGACCGGTAAACTTAGATCGCCCGTATTGTAATTAAGACATACATATGTTGCTTTGTTAAATACattcttttatttaacaaaacaactGATTACTACTATAACTAATTATTGTGTACCTATATATAGTTCAGGGCGGGTTTGACGTTCTCACTTGTCGATTCCCAGCCCTTGAAACTAGTAATATAGGTACGTGTTGTCAATAAATGTTTGAAATCAACACACTGTTGAGCCACTAAACATCAACCATAAGTATTGTAATTATGGTTAAATTAGTGTTAGTTGGCCGCAAGCTATTACTGTATGTTACTAATTGACAATGTATGAGGTATTCGTAAAGGATTTCCCTGCGCGTAGTATTGTAAGCAACAACGACGGTATGCCCTCGTTTTCTACGATACTACAAAAACTGTAACGTACGTTACTGTTAAACCATAAGGTCATTATACATCGACCTTAAATATTGTAAGGTTCATTAAATGTTGGTTTGTTAAATATAgtcaaatatttaacaaaacaaccACTCATTATATTAAGGTAGTGTAAGTTACTAATGAACATAGCATTGTATCATCAGCTATGGTATGCCCTTCGATAAGTAGTTTaaggacaaaaaaaaattaaaaaactaaataaaatgtaatacacgttgtttcatttaatttcacttaaattttaaaaacaactacATCACTTTTATTCAAACCAGAAGCTACAATCTTAAGCCattaatttgaaatgtatatactcgtatatactaGCTCACCCATCTACACGTTGCTGCGGCtcagttattataatatattgaataaagtttttaacaAGTCTTTAGTacaactaaattaatattttcgaaaaaaatcaaaatagtttCATTCattgattgaatttttttttttcgcaatatctaaaaataattggtaAACCATCGAAATGTAGAAATTAAGCTCAAACCAACatctcattttaaattataatttgtaatcgattattattttttcaagtttAAATTAGGAAAATTTCATCTTGTCTGAGTACTACTTTGAGTATTACTTTGTGTACAACATTCCTGGTTAACTTGTCCTTCGCTAAAACGGAGACACTTGAACAGGCATTATACAGCTGTCCCTGTGAGAAACAAGGGTTTTTCAAATCCAAACCGAAAATAGATATGGTTGGCCTTAAAATTTATTCATGATCATCGCAAAAGCTAAACAAATCGGAAAATGGGGCATTTCAATCGGTATTGGAGATTCTGACGCTATCAGTGGAATATGTGGCAACGGCACAATATCTCCTTTAAATTTTACCGTCAAAATTTTTgcttctaaaatattttcacattagTTACATAATGGAGGGGGGTTTAAATtgggtataaaaataataagtggtAAACCTGATTGATTCTTGACATTAATTCAAAAGATTCTCCATGAGCCTTATATCTGACAGCAGTGGTGAGTATGGAACTACCCATCGATTATCAATTTTCACTTTATTTGTAGAATTCGACATTCGCATTGTAAGTATGTGACCACAATTCTCAGGATCTCTGTATACAATGGATCACCATCGATATTCGTCATAATATTATCGGTAAAGGGTTTTGGAAAACTTTTCTTACATCTTCCTTCTTTCATGCATGCTGAAAGTCAAAGTCATGTCATGTTAAAAGCACCACACGGTACGTGGATCATGTGACTGGTAACAATATCAAACAATCCTAACTCAGTTAGTGGATCCGAAATTTTGGCAGAAATATTTTAGTCTCTTTCTTCTTGACATATTTTATCTTCAAGCCAAACCAAAATATGAGAATAAGGCAAACCTTGCTTTTGTCACTCCAAAGAATACAGACAGCAACGTATGTTTCAAAAAATCTGAATATTTTACGATTAAACAGCAAATGCTCATagaataaatttagataaaatttgataGTATACTTATAtgctaattaaatttttactttccGTTTCAGGATGCCTAATATATCTTACGACATATATTATAGATTACCGACAGATATTTAAATTGCTGTCAATATTTGTATGCGCAAATCTCTATAGACCAACTGAccatactatttttaattcgtaaaaTCAAGACTCTTTGTGGTGTTTGACGCTATGCTTACAGTAATATAACATACTGTATACTGAATTacggtatattaattatatgtaatatatcataACATGATTCCCCTAACTCAAGTGTGCAAGTGCAggagtttaaaaaaagttttactaaAAACGATGATGATTCAAACGATGATTTTTGCTAGCT is drawn from Vanessa cardui chromosome Z, ilVanCard2.1, whole genome shotgun sequence and contains these coding sequences:
- the LOC124543359 gene encoding uncharacterized protein LOC124543359 — translated: MRFLNVQKMPPGGDDHNQERARRFPNRSPIIERNDDANILARNNVPENRLPETDENEPFNIIKFYHGREWSEVEHLLQLPPESEKGDDDEEEDWSPAPSQASSDSQDDPFAEDIHDLVNVLDNMIRSQSNLSCDATRVVDYLDLDLFKYETILSNVQDWTWESDEFLSEESFNSSEIDAAPAP